The following are encoded in a window of Sminthopsis crassicaudata isolate SCR6 chromosome 3, ASM4859323v1, whole genome shotgun sequence genomic DNA:
- the LOC141560965 gene encoding uncharacterized protein LOC141560965, with protein sequence MGRRQKKLPNGNQPQLLLKGYHLTKKVLIPCSSHQSISLCLQDYQSKSALMPHLNYQSRIKLSSHLDHKTLVASSQNLKLGIEPAQLPQALQQAGVMPRYQCNYLATTTPSIGTTVLSLPCPDSWTRVPVPSFPQPEYQAALTLSSNHHVEVPSIPEHFTKSPSDSDHFPVISQGSDHQAEDQSCTDSKPNTTAVPSLNHSYQSTATILQRPSQQTPAPQGTRTRSKMTTSLERYLNHWHRAIFSPLSYSDWSGTAPSDSDHWVKGATARMSCPDHFVKTKTPLLQHPEHNSWIFKASASSCSNQQVRASPAPPPCPNYRETITTFAPFESLNIPGENPPSLHFEVRDTITLSAQHNHQDIPLQNLNGNIEDSMIVPNHWTQVIQNREPSCNSEDLAKPPLDPDHWPMILPHLNCWTTVPQPAPDHPIIQYIDNQIKPLLVPEYKLKALPSINPVSAEGLSPLKYWATSLQDSKLDIEVPPHTHQLSTSPVVSNQELTVVSVPDSEEEVLIGCNHWAQAQIEITLDPNHWSKASLESNCCKVMAPQSPNCQDQIPPYTDHQANTISSVPEHDDATIKVLDHWAMASSDTDQHVELEFDSIYREEATSDLDHVTGLLDPDNQTLTLSDTGFQNDDITDLEHLNETIIVQGMITKTLPASCNWVESIADPPNQFIPADLDYKNNTQIDFNHNIMNIPDPDHMTILPIISEHQKEDTISSHHQEDVESSVDYESRVVPDQNSMGILTLDHRPETEEVPECGTLLSLITDYQDENLSDCTGQDDDVLLLPSSDFEAIHPSDLDNGNKIPLRTKHQSKIISEIDASKQAILPSGLDKDVELLLDSDNYDKVSSFSPYKIMLPPDNAKPRKSSYFDNGKVVSPNQNHRAIQLSTISQTVTPAEYSQQNPQRPCSWVEVSLDSKHREIHQQNSVHKLTPPSQLKSRIENHLNLDHQIKSLPDCKHQVKHQPFMNNCANIPSDLHPLNEDGKNREPPWFLTYIKPYTIEGENITHRTVNNIIKSIPQEKIKNDIYKQILLQNVKDCSHFENGLCLTSTYSVCLICASWIPYGCPHVQEIKDPCRAQLLSISSLLPGSKEEMSVKFVLQVPQLEAGSIFTIRYPDYSISRHFYHKSGKSFHSQFSPSKSRTFLQEPSSKLTWLDFIRGKSYQPYGKKLYGSQNSLLGKLHINSNKEEGTKKSEKVLKSLLERIQKKKSAN encoded by the exons ATGGGGAGAAGACAAAAGAAACTGCCAAATG GAAATCAACCTCAGCTTCTACTAAAAGGCTATCACCTAACCAAGAAGGTGTTGATACCATGTTCTTCACACCAGAGTATATCATTATGCCTTCAAGATTACCAATCTAAGTCTGCACTAATGCCACATCTCAACTATCAGAGCAGGATCAAGTTGTCATCTCATCTTGACCATAAAACCTTAGTTGCATCTTCCCAAAATCTCAAACTTGGGATTGAACCTGCTCAATTACCACAGGCTCTTCAACAGGCAGGTGTTATGCCAAGATACCAATGCAACTACCTGGCTACCACCACCCCATCAATAGGAACGACAGTTTTGTCTTTACCGTGCCCTGACTCCTGGACCAGAGTACCTGTTCCTTCTTTCCCACAGCCTGAATACCAAGCAGCACTTACACTGAGCTCTAATCACCATGTGGAGGTTCCATCCATCCCTGAACATTTTACAAAATCTCCATCAGATTCTGACCATTTTCCAGTGATTTCCCAAGGCTCTGACCATCAGGCAGAGGATCAATCATGTACAGATAGCAAGCCTAACACCACAGCTGTACCATCATTAAACCACAGTTACCAGTCAACAGCTACAATATTACAACGGCCTAGTCAACAGACTCCAGCACCACAAGGTACCAGAACTCGGTCTAAAATGACAACTTCCCTGGAGCGGTACCTTAACCACTGGCACAGGGCCATATTTTCCCCATTATCGTATTCTGATTGGTCTGGAACTGCACCATCAGACTCAGACCACTGGGTTAAGGGGGCAACTGCACGAATGTCATGTCCTGATCACTTTGTAAAGACAAAAACTCCACTGTTACAGCATCCTGAACACAACTCTTGGATCTTCAAGGCTTCTGCTTCATCATGCTCCAATCAACAGGTCAGGGCCTCACCTGCTCCACCACCATGCCCTAACTACAGGGAAACCATTACCACCTTTGCACCCTTTGAATCCCTTAATATCCCAGGTGAGAATCCACCAAGCCTTCATTTTGAAGTTAGGGATACTATTACACTATCAGCACAACATAACCACCAGGATATACCTCTACAAAACCTCAATGGCAATATAGAAGATTCTATGATTGTTCCCAATCACTGGACCCAGGTCATACAGAATAGAGAGCCGTCTTGTAATTCTGAAGACCTGGCCAAGCCTCCACTAGATCCTGATCACTGGCCTATGATTTTACCACACCTCAATTGTTGGACTACAGTACCACAACCAGCCCCTGATCACCCAATTATTCAATACATAGACAACCAGATCAAACCACTGCTGGTTCCTGAGTATAAGCTTAAGGCTTTACCAAGCATTAACCCAGTCTCTGCTGAGGGTCTTTCTCCTCTGAAATACTGGGCTACATCTCTCCAAGATTCTAAACTGGATATAGAAGTTCCACCACATACCCACCAACTGAGTACATCTCCAGTTGTCTCCAACCAAGAGCTTACAGTTGTATCAGTTCCTGATTCTGAGGAAGAGGTATTAATAGGTTGCAATCATTGGGCTCAAGCTCAGATAGAGATAACATTAGATCCAAACCACTGGAGCAAAGCTTCCTTGGAGTCAAATTGTTGTAAGGTTATGGCTCCACAAAGTCCTAACTGCCAGGATCAAATTCCACCTTACACTGACCACCAGGCTAATACTATTTCATCAGTTCCTGAACATGATGATGCCACTATTAAGGTTCTTGATCATTGGGCCATGGCTTCATCAGACACAGACCAACATGTGGAACTTGAATTTGATTCTATTTACAGGGAAGAGGCTACATCTGATCTAGACCATGTCACAGGGCTCCTAGATCCTGATAATCAGACTCTGACTCTATCAGACACTGGCTTTCAGAATGACGATATAACAGATCTAGAACATCTGAATGAGACTATAATAGTCCAAGGCATGATTACCAAGACTCTCCCAGCTTCTTGTAATTGGGTTGAGTCTATAGCAGATCCCCCAAACCAGTTTATACCAGCAGACCTGGATTATAAAAACAATACTCAAATTGACTTCAATCATAATATCATGAATATACCAGATCCTGACCATATGACAATACTTCCAATTATCTCTGAACACCAGAAGGAGGACACAATAAGCTCTCACCACCAGGAAGATGTTGAATCCTCAGTGGATTATGAGTCCAGAGTTGTACCTGACCAAAATTCCATGGGCATCTTAACTCTAGACCATAGGCCTGAAACTGAGGAGGTTCCAGAATGTGGGACTCTACTTTCCCTGATCACTGACTACCAGGATGAGAATTTATCAGATTGCACTGGTCAGGATGATGATGTACTACTGCTTCCAAGCTCTGATTTTGAAGCCATACATCCATCAGATTTGGACAATGGGAATAAAATTCCACTGAGGACAAAACATCAGTCTAAGATTATTTCAGAAATTGATGCCTCAAAGCAAGCAATTCTTCCTTCTGGCCTGGATAAAGATGTTGAACTTTTGTTGGATTCTGATAATTATGACAaagtttcctcattttccccataCAAAATCATGCTGCCACCTGATAACGCCAAACCAAGAAAATCTTCATACTTTGACAATGGGAAAGTGGTTTCCCCTAATCAAAACCACAGGGCTATACAACTGAGCACCATATCCCAGACTGTGACTCCAGCAGAATACAGCCAGCAGAACCCACAACGACCTTGCTCCTGGGTGGAGGTTTCCCTAGATTCAAAACATAGAGAAATAcatcaacaaaattcagttcataAGCTCACACCTCCATCACAGCTAAAGAGTCGGATTGAGAACCATCTGAACCTTGATCACCAGATTAAGTCTCTGCCAGATTGTAAACACCAGGTAAAACATCAACCATTCATGAATAATTGCGCTAACATTCCATCTGATCTCCACCCCTTGAATGAAGATGGGAAAAATAGAGAACCTCCATGGTTTTTAACATATATCAAACCATATACCATTGAGGGTGAGAATATCACTCACAGAACTGTTAATAATATCATCAAGTCAATCCcccaagagaaaattaaaaatgatatttacaaGCAAATTCTCCTGCAGAATGTAAAGGATTGCTCACATTTTGAGAATGGCTTATGTCTAACATCTACTTACTCAGTCTGCTTAATTTGTGCCTCCTGGATCCCTTATGGTTGTCCCCATGTTCAGGAAATAAAAGATCCTTGTAGAGCACAATTGCTATCTATATCATCATTACTGCCTGGTTCCAAGGAAGAAATGAGTGTGAAATTTGTTTTACAAGTTCCCCAACTGGAAGCAGGATCTATTTTTACTATCCGATATCCGGATTATAGTATTTCCCGCCATTTTTACCATAAATCTGGGAAATCTTTTCATTCACAATTCAGCCCTTCTAAATCAAGGACCTTTCTCCAAGAGCCTAGTTCAAAACTCACTTGGCTTGATTTTATCCGTGGCAAGTCTTATCAGCCATATGGGAAAAAATTATATGGAAGCCAAAATTCACTTTTAGGGAAACTGCACATAAATTCCAACAAAGAAGAAGGGacaaagaaatctgaaaaggttttaaaatctttattagaaagaattcaaaagaaaaagagtgcaaattaa